A window of the Roseburia sp. 831b genome harbors these coding sequences:
- a CDS encoding carbohydrate ABC transporter permease, with product MSKMGERKRVRRKAILLCANLVVAFVILLPLLYAVSVAFMPSSDLYTMEMNLIPSHPTLENFRQALTKIPLLRFVVNSFLVAGLITVGQIISCSLAAFAFSFLDFKGKNVLFMLVMATMMIPGEATIISNYLTVSSWGWLDSYKVLIIPYLTSAMGIFLFRQFYLSFPKSLYEAAKLDGCGNIRFILTILMPLTKSGIGAMVVYTFINAWNMYMWPLLVNGSNEMRTVQIGISMLNSVDAQSITMMIAGVVMIILPSISIFIIGQKQLIRGMFSGAVKG from the coding sequence ATGAGTAAAATGGGCGAGCGAAAAAGAGTACGCCGAAAAGCCATTCTGCTTTGTGCGAATCTTGTGGTGGCATTTGTCATACTTTTGCCGCTCCTGTACGCAGTAAGCGTCGCTTTTATGCCCTCCTCGGATTTGTATACCATGGAAATGAACCTGATACCGTCGCATCCGACGCTTGAAAATTTCAGACAGGCATTGACGAAAATACCGTTGCTGCGGTTTGTCGTGAATTCCTTTTTGGTAGCTGGACTTATCACCGTGGGACAGATTATTTCATGTTCGCTGGCAGCGTTTGCATTTTCGTTCTTGGATTTTAAGGGAAAAAATGTACTTTTCATGCTGGTTATGGCGACGATGATGATTCCGGGAGAGGCAACGATTATCTCAAATTATCTGACGGTCAGCAGCTGGGGCTGGCTGGATTCCTATAAGGTTTTGATTATTCCGTATCTGACAAGTGCGATGGGAATTTTCTTATTCCGGCAGTTTTATCTGAGTTTTCCAAAATCGTTATATGAAGCAGCGAAGTTAGACGGCTGCGGAAATATCCGATTTATTCTTACGATTTTGATGCCGCTTACCAAATCCGGTATCGGTGCCATGGTAGTTTACACATTTATCAACGCATGGAATATGTACATGTGGCCGCTTTTAGTAAACGGCTCGAATGAAATGCGGACCGTGCAAATCGGAATCAGCATGTTAAACAGCGTGGACGCACAGTCCATCACGATGATGATTGCGGGAGTTGTAATGATTATCCTGCCGTCCATCTCAATTTTTATTATCGGACAGAAACAGTTAATTCGTGGTATGTTCTCCGGTGCGGTAAAAGGTTAG
- a CDS encoding ABC transporter substrate-binding protein, with amino-acid sequence MKKKVVSVMLTVAMAASMLVGCGSTGTTDTGAVDNAAGEETDAGVSENEKNPTAQPLDTSNLDGTTITFWHSMGGVNGEALQTLVDKFNAENEYGITVDAQYQGEYDDTINKLKSAQIGNMGADLVQIYDIGTRFMIDSGWIVPMQELMDQAGFDSSVIEPNIAAYYTVDDELYSMPFNSSTPIMYYNKDMFDAAGITEIPTSLEQIAKISDKLTTDGGAEETISLGIYGWFFEQFVCKQGAAYVDNGNGREAAATAVDFDKNGSALAIAKEWKALSDAGVAPNVGRGGDSGITDFTAGKSAITLGSTASLKQILEDVNGSFEVGTAYFPSVTDSDKGGVSIGGASLWALNNNDATKQAATWLFVQYLVSPESQAYWNAQTGYFPVTTEAASEDVYIENMKQYPQFQTAIDQLHDSAPEYAGALLSVFPEARQIVETEIENMVNGQQTPEEAVDAMAKQINSSIEDYNLLNE; translated from the coding sequence ATGAAAAAGAAAGTGGTTTCCGTAATGCTTACAGTAGCTATGGCAGCGTCCATGCTTGTAGGTTGTGGTAGCACAGGAACAACAGACACAGGAGCAGTTGACAACGCAGCAGGAGAGGAGACAGATGCAGGAGTCTCTGAGAATGAAAAAAATCCGACAGCACAGCCGTTAGACACATCTAACTTAGACGGAACAACGATTACATTCTGGCATTCTATGGGCGGTGTCAATGGAGAGGCATTACAGACACTTGTAGATAAGTTCAATGCAGAAAATGAATATGGAATTACCGTAGATGCACAGTATCAGGGCGAATATGATGATACGATTAACAAATTAAAAAGTGCACAGATTGGAAATATGGGAGCAGACCTGGTACAGATTTATGATATCGGAACACGTTTCATGATTGATTCCGGCTGGATTGTTCCGATGCAGGAATTGATGGATCAGGCAGGATTTGACAGTTCCGTCATCGAGCCAAACATCGCAGCATACTACACCGTAGATGACGAGCTTTACTCTATGCCATTTAACTCTTCCACACCAATCATGTATTACAACAAGGATATGTTTGACGCAGCAGGCATCACAGAGATTCCGACAAGCTTAGAGCAGATTGCCAAAATCAGCGACAAACTGACAACAGACGGTGGCGCAGAAGAGACGATTTCTCTTGGCATCTACGGCTGGTTCTTTGAGCAGTTTGTATGCAAACAGGGCGCAGCTTACGTTGACAATGGAAACGGACGTGAAGCAGCAGCAACCGCAGTAGATTTTGATAAAAACGGTTCCGCACTTGCGATTGCAAAAGAATGGAAAGCCTTAAGTGATGCAGGCGTTGCACCAAACGTAGGACGTGGCGGTGACAGCGGCATCACAGATTTTACAGCAGGAAAATCAGCCATTACATTAGGCTCTACTGCATCTTTGAAACAGATTTTAGAGGATGTAAACGGCAGTTTTGAAGTCGGAACAGCTTACTTCCCAAGCGTAACCGACAGTGACAAAGGCGGTGTATCCATTGGTGGTGCTTCCCTTTGGGCATTGAACAACAATGATGCAACAAAACAGGCAGCAACCTGGTTATTTGTACAGTACTTAGTATCCCCGGAATCTCAGGCATACTGGAACGCACAGACAGGTTACTTCCCGGTTACGACAGAAGCAGCATCCGAAGATGTTTATATCGAAAATATGAAACAGTATCCACAGTTCCAGACCGCGATTGACCAGCTTCATGATTCCGCACCGGAATACGCAGGTGCATTACTCAGTGTTTTCCCGGAGGCAAGACAGATTGTGGAGACAGAAATTGAAAACATGGTAAACGGCCAGCAGACACCGGAAGAAGCAGTGGATGCGATGGCAAAACAGATTAATTCTTCCATCGAAGATTACAATTTATTAAACGAATAA
- a CDS encoding alpha/beta fold hydrolase: MDEKFAENCKVKTGIFRNAAGGLNYYCSYIPKNPIANVVICHGFCEFAEKYDEVVEAFLKKGYAVYLPEHRGHGYSQRECSDWDKVYIRSYDDYVQDLYCFIQRKVVLKQRKTFLFAHSMGGAIGALFLEKYPTIFDAAVFSAPMFGIRTGKCPQPIAHLIARMACLVGQGTAYAAGQHGFDGKEDFKNSSCTSEESYQRIFKLRKECVAYQTYGGTYQWLLAGILATKQLLKRKNMKKIRIPVLIFQAEWDHMVKNRAHLKFLIGTKQTSLLRIEGSKHEIFHAGEAQRKVYYEQMFSFWDEQLREETAVMTEPSLEWQKKNDRVITRKVWQRNETKINETRKVLDLI, encoded by the coding sequence ATGGACGAAAAATTCGCAGAGAATTGTAAAGTTAAAACAGGAATTTTCCGGAATGCAGCAGGCGGACTGAATTATTACTGTTCTTATATTCCGAAAAATCCAATCGCAAATGTAGTGATTTGCCACGGCTTTTGCGAGTTCGCGGAAAAATATGACGAAGTGGTGGAAGCTTTTTTGAAAAAAGGATATGCCGTCTACTTACCGGAACATCGTGGACACGGATATTCACAGAGGGAATGTAGCGACTGGGATAAGGTGTATATTCGTTCCTACGATGATTATGTGCAGGATTTGTATTGTTTCATTCAAAGAAAAGTTGTGCTGAAACAACGCAAAACCTTTTTGTTTGCACATTCCATGGGCGGCGCCATCGGGGCACTTTTTTTAGAAAAATATCCGACGATTTTTGATGCGGCGGTTTTTTCTGCTCCAATGTTTGGAATACGGACCGGAAAATGTCCGCAGCCGATTGCACACCTGATTGCAAGGATGGCATGCCTTGTGGGACAGGGGACAGCGTATGCAGCAGGGCAGCATGGTTTTGATGGAAAAGAAGATTTCAAAAACAGCAGTTGTACATCCGAGGAAAGCTATCAGCGTATTTTTAAATTGCGAAAAGAATGCGTGGCATATCAGACGTATGGTGGAACTTATCAATGGCTGTTGGCTGGAATACTTGCCACGAAACAGTTGTTAAAGCGGAAAAATATGAAGAAAATACGGATTCCGGTACTGATTTTTCAGGCAGAGTGGGATCACATGGTAAAAAATCGTGCGCATCTGAAATTTCTAATCGGAACAAAACAGACTTCGTTATTGCGCATAGAGGGAAGCAAACATGAAATTTTTCACGCAGGCGAAGCGCAAAGAAAGGTTTATTACGAGCAAATGTTTTCCTTCTGGGATGAGCAGCTTCGGGAGGAAACAGCCGTAATGACGGAGCCATCTTTGGAATGGCAGAAAAAGAATGATAGGGTGATAACAAGAAAGGTATGGCAGAGAAATGAAACAAAAATTAACGAAACTCGAAAAGTATTGGATCTTATATGA
- a CDS encoding ABC transporter ATP-binding protein, whose translation MAELTLHNVCKKYQADAYAVEDFSLETKGKEFIVFVGPSGCGKSTVLRMIAGLEDITSGELWMNGNLMNYTEPKERNVSMVFQNYALYPNMTVYDNMAFSLQIRGEKKKEIRGKVLEVAKMLEIDGLLERRPAALSGGQKQRVAIGSAILREPDFFLMDEPLSNLDAKLRTQMRTEIAKLYHKLNASVIYVTHDQTEAMTLGTKIVVLKDGKILQVDTPKNLYEHPANRFVAGFIGSPSMNFAKVQVALHDNAIYIDADGFQIPTGEKLAEYFRRIGYWGEYVTLGIRPECIHLWEKTLEEMGEGKDGLYTEPFEVEVEATELLGSEQNVFFRMGQEKWCARMDAARTFLKGEKIKICLEREKMQFFDLNTEKNILQEGNVR comes from the coding sequence TTGGCAGAACTGACCTTACATAATGTTTGTAAAAAGTATCAAGCGGATGCCTATGCAGTGGAAGATTTTTCTTTAGAGACAAAAGGAAAAGAATTTATTGTGTTTGTGGGTCCATCGGGATGTGGAAAATCAACGGTACTTCGCATGATAGCAGGACTGGAAGATATCACAAGCGGGGAGCTTTGGATGAATGGAAATCTGATGAACTATACCGAGCCAAAAGAGCGTAACGTTTCTATGGTTTTTCAGAATTATGCGTTGTATCCGAATATGACCGTGTATGACAACATGGCGTTTTCCTTACAGATACGGGGTGAAAAGAAAAAAGAAATCCGCGGCAAAGTCCTTGAAGTGGCAAAAATGTTAGAGATTGATGGACTTTTAGAGCGAAGACCAGCAGCACTTTCGGGCGGACAGAAGCAAAGAGTCGCAATCGGAAGCGCTATTTTGCGGGAGCCGGACTTTTTCCTGATGGATGAGCCGCTGTCAAATCTGGATGCAAAATTAAGAACACAGATGAGGACAGAGATTGCAAAGCTTTATCACAAATTGAATGCAAGCGTGATTTATGTGACGCATGACCAGACGGAGGCGATGACGCTTGGAACCAAAATTGTGGTGCTAAAGGATGGAAAAATCTTGCAGGTGGATACGCCAAAGAATCTGTATGAACACCCGGCAAATCGTTTTGTTGCGGGGTTCATTGGTTCCCCATCTATGAATTTTGCAAAAGTTCAGGTTGCGCTTCATGATAATGCAATTTACATCGATGCGGATGGTTTTCAAATTCCAACAGGTGAAAAATTAGCGGAGTATTTCAGGAGAATTGGGTATTGGGGAGAGTACGTGACGCTTGGAATCCGCCCGGAATGTATTCATCTGTGGGAGAAGACATTAGAAGAAATGGGAGAAGGTAAGGACGGTCTTTATACCGAGCCATTTGAGGTGGAGGTAGAAGCAACCGAGCTTCTTGGCTCTGAGCAGAATGTTTTTTTCCGGATGGGACAAGAAAAATGGTGCGCAAGAATGGATGCAGCGCGAACTTTTTTAAAGGGAGAAAAAATCAAAATCTGTCTGGAACGGGAAAAAATGCAGTTCTTTGATTTGAATACAGAGAAAAATATTTTGCAGGAGGGAAATGTGAGATGA
- a CDS encoding type II toxin-antitoxin system YoeB family toxin gives MTKIGKPEPLKHRKVCSRRITEEHRLTYNYDTNQNPIIYSCMYHYED, from the coding sequence TTGACCAAAATTGGTAAACCTGAACCGTTGAAACATAGAAAGGTATGCAGCCGGCGCATCACAGAGGAACACCGGCTTACCTATAATTATGATACTAACCAGAATCCCATTATATATTCTTGCATGTATCACTATGAAGATTAG
- a CDS encoding AIM24 family protein — MKILNLQNENRKFVKSVGNFHVLEYMQDASVSIANAQTEYYMSQMNIRRRQIVIDIDKDHPAIIQSGAMQWMGGNVQATSGVKGVGDFLGKAIKGAMTKETAVKPEYVGEGCLVLEPTYKYIVLADVSQWGPAGMTIEDGMFLACDGNVKNKVVTRKNLSSTMLGGEGFFNLSLYGNGVVALESNVPEEELIEVVLENDELKIDGNLAVCWSSNLEFTVERTTKTLVGSAVSGEGLVNVYRGTGRVLMCPVASTASYFEATNNMEAKAAARTSNTLGK; from the coding sequence ATGAAAATCTTAAATTTACAGAATGAAAACAGAAAATTTGTGAAATCCGTGGGGAATTTTCATGTTCTTGAGTATATGCAGGATGCCAGTGTATCGATTGCAAATGCTCAGACAGAGTATTATATGAGTCAAATGAACATCAGAAGACGCCAGATTGTAATTGATATCGACAAGGATCACCCGGCAATTATTCAATCCGGCGCAATGCAGTGGATGGGCGGCAATGTGCAGGCAACATCCGGTGTAAAAGGGGTAGGAGATTTTCTTGGAAAAGCGATAAAGGGTGCAATGACAAAAGAAACAGCTGTAAAACCGGAATATGTCGGAGAGGGATGCCTGGTTTTAGAACCTACCTATAAATATATTGTTCTGGCAGATGTATCGCAATGGGGACCTGCCGGTATGACAATTGAGGATGGAATGTTTCTTGCATGCGACGGAAATGTAAAAAATAAAGTTGTAACCAGAAAAAATCTCTCTTCCACAATGCTTGGAGGGGAAGGATTTTTTAACCTTAGCCTGTATGGCAACGGTGTGGTAGCATTGGAATCTAATGTTCCGGAAGAGGAATTAATTGAGGTTGTATTGGAAAATGATGAATTGAAGATTGATGGAAACCTTGCAGTATGCTGGTCTTCAAATCTGGAATTCACGGTAGAGAGAACGACAAAAACGCTGGTAGGTTCCGCTGTGAGTGGAGAAGGGCTTGTCAATGTTTACCGTGGAACAGGAAGAGTTTTGATGTGTCCAGTAGCGTCCACAGCATCTTATTTTGAAGCAACAAATAATATGGAAGCAAAAGCTGCGGCTCGAACCAGCAATACGTTGGGCAAGTAG
- a CDS encoding carbohydrate ABC transporter permease, with the protein MNRRKKGAGFWQGYLFLLPSLIIFGVFLFYPFVKTIYLSLFKTNKMGQAKLFVGFGNYAELLTSKSFYNSLFVTVEFVAIVVIGSMLLGLLGAMLCNKAFPGIRVFSTAYALPMAIASSSAAMIFKIMLDPTIGIVNKLLKLNINWIQDPKYALICVAVLTAWLNSGINFLYFSAGLSNIDESIYERAAVDGANSAQMFFRLTLPGLGPILFYTIVVNIIQAFQSFGQVKILTQGGPGESTNLIVYSIYRDAFFNYRFGSAAAQSVVLFIIIMILTLIMFRIEKKGVSYS; encoded by the coding sequence ATGAATCGTAGAAAAAAAGGAGCTGGATTCTGGCAGGGATACCTGTTTTTGTTACCGAGTTTGATTATTTTTGGCGTGTTTTTATTCTATCCGTTTGTAAAAACCATCTACTTAAGTCTTTTTAAGACGAATAAAATGGGGCAGGCAAAATTATTTGTCGGATTTGGAAATTACGCGGAGCTATTGACGTCAAAGTCGTTTTACAACAGCCTGTTTGTGACGGTGGAATTTGTAGCAATTGTTGTAATCGGAAGTATGTTATTAGGACTTTTAGGGGCAATGTTGTGTAACAAAGCGTTTCCGGGAATCCGCGTTTTCTCGACGGCTTACGCACTGCCAATGGCAATCGCATCCAGTTCTGCAGCCATGATTTTTAAAATTATGTTAGACCCGACGATTGGAATTGTAAATAAGCTGTTAAAGCTGAACATCAACTGGATTCAGGACCCGAAATATGCGCTGATTTGTGTGGCGGTACTGACGGCATGGTTAAACAGCGGGATTAATTTTTTATACTTTTCAGCAGGACTTAGCAACATCGATGAGAGCATTTACGAAAGAGCCGCCGTGGATGGGGCAAACAGCGCGCAGATGTTTTTCCGATTGACACTGCCGGGACTTGGACCAATCCTTTTTTATACGATTGTGGTCAATATTATTCAGGCATTCCAGTCCTTCGGACAGGTCAAGATTTTGACGCAGGGCGGACCGGGAGAATCTACAAATCTGATTGTCTATTCGATTTACCGCGATGCCTTTTTCAATTACCGGTTTGGAAGTGCAGCAGCACAGTCAGTCGTTTTATTTATCATCATTATGATACTGACGCTCATCATGTTCCGAATTGAGAAGAAGGGAGTTTCGTATTCATGA
- a CDS encoding HAD family hydrolase: protein MKVVFLDIDGTLVDYNGNVPESTKKAILQAKANGHKMVLCTGRSRFQIPKKLWDLGMDGVIAGAGAFVEVFDSAAEKGISATDETVPNDSKITTTGTILCQMVIDAEHAKSSYDYLEGNGVLYCYQGEDGIVLNQRSYDGMMEIDRLNGMSEEMMESLHGVIHLTETPWDVPNLEKIIFYDAPFTLEQVKADMLPYFDTVALSLSGTEGVCGEIGLNNIHKATGIKLFLEHVGVGREDSIAIGDGPNDLQMMEYAGVGVAMGNAKEEVKKLADMVTTDVTDDGIYHAFEKLGLL, encoded by the coding sequence ATGAAGGTAGTATTTTTAGATATAGACGGAACATTGGTGGATTACAACGGAAATGTGCCGGAGTCCACAAAGAAGGCGATTTTGCAGGCAAAGGCAAATGGACATAAAATGGTGCTTTGTACCGGACGAAGCAGATTTCAGATTCCAAAGAAATTATGGGATCTTGGAATGGATGGTGTGATTGCAGGCGCAGGAGCATTTGTAGAGGTATTTGACAGTGCAGCAGAAAAAGGAATTTCTGCAACTGATGAAACTGTCCCAAATGATTCAAAAATTACAACAACAGGCACAATTCTTTGTCAGATGGTGATAGATGCCGAGCATGCCAAAAGTTCTTACGATTATTTAGAGGGAAACGGCGTCCTCTACTGCTATCAGGGCGAGGATGGAATCGTTTTAAATCAACGCAGCTACGACGGAATGATGGAGATTGACCGTTTGAATGGAATGAGCGAGGAGATGATGGAGAGTCTGCATGGCGTGATTCATCTGACAGAGACACCGTGGGATGTTCCGAATCTGGAGAAAATCATTTTTTATGATGCACCGTTTACATTGGAACAGGTAAAAGCGGACATGCTGCCATATTTTGATACGGTTGCGCTAAGCCTGAGCGGTACCGAGGGTGTGTGCGGTGAGATTGGACTTAACAATATCCACAAAGCGACTGGAATCAAACTTTTCTTAGAGCATGTAGGAGTTGGACGTGAAGATTCCATCGCCATCGGGGACGGACCAAACGATCTTCAGATGATGGAGTACGCCGGAGTCGGTGTTGCAATGGGGAATGCAAAAGAAGAGGTAAAAAAATTAGCTGATATGGTGACAACGGATGTGACGGATGACGGAATCTATCATGCTTTTGAGAAATTAGGATTGTTGTAA
- a CDS encoding MFS transporter produces the protein MKQKLTKLEKYWILYDVGNSAFTLLVSTIIPIYFKNMASAAGVSAANSTAYLSYAISISTMIVAVLGPILGTLGDNKNHKKPLFTFFFMMGVLGCASLSIPKAWLAFLVLFVLAKVGFSGSLIFYDAMLVDVTTEERMDEVSSHGFAWGYIGSCVPFVISLVFVLESDKIGISGSLAMTIAFLVNALWWGLVTIPLLKHYEQKFYVENSKAEKESLAKKLGEAGARLFGVFGELKENKKVLLFLCSFFFYIDGVYTIIEMATSYGKDVGINDTSLLLALLLTQIVAFPCAILFGKLTQKFETSRLIMVCIIAYFAVAVYAIQLDAAWKFWMMATFVGVFQGAIQALSRSYYAKIVPKEKSTEYFGIFDIFGKGASFMGTMMMGVTTQIFHTSKAGVIAIAAMFVVGLVLFIAQVKQEDVVDIKCGMMGSANE, from the coding sequence ATGAAACAAAAATTAACGAAACTCGAAAAGTATTGGATCTTATATGATGTTGGAAATTCCGCATTCACATTGCTGGTTTCAACGATAATTCCAATTTATTTTAAAAATATGGCATCGGCAGCAGGTGTATCTGCCGCAAATTCAACCGCATATTTAAGTTATGCAATCTCAATTTCCACCATGATTGTCGCAGTGTTAGGACCGATTTTAGGAACGCTCGGCGACAATAAAAACCACAAGAAACCATTATTTACATTTTTCTTTATGATGGGTGTGCTTGGCTGTGCATCTCTTTCGATTCCGAAGGCATGGCTGGCATTTTTGGTGCTGTTTGTTCTTGCAAAAGTCGGATTCTCCGGCAGCCTGATTTTCTACGACGCAATGCTTGTGGATGTTACCACGGAGGAACGCATGGATGAAGTGTCCTCCCACGGTTTTGCATGGGGCTATATCGGAAGCTGTGTGCCGTTTGTGATAAGTCTGGTGTTTGTCTTAGAGTCTGATAAAATCGGCATTTCCGGTAGTCTTGCGATGACGATTGCATTTCTTGTCAATGCGCTTTGGTGGGGACTTGTGACGATTCCACTTTTGAAACATTATGAACAGAAATTTTATGTGGAAAATTCGAAAGCAGAAAAAGAGAGCCTGGCAAAGAAATTAGGGGAAGCCGGCGCCCGTCTGTTTGGTGTTTTCGGTGAGTTGAAGGAAAATAAAAAGGTATTATTGTTCTTATGTTCCTTTTTCTTCTATATAGATGGAGTTTACACCATCATCGAGATGGCAACATCTTATGGAAAAGATGTGGGAATCAATGACACCAGTCTTTTGCTTGCACTGCTCTTGACACAGATTGTAGCGTTTCCTTGTGCTATTCTTTTTGGAAAACTGACACAGAAATTTGAGACATCCCGTCTTATTATGGTTTGCATCATTGCATATTTTGCAGTTGCAGTTTATGCCATTCAGTTAGATGCCGCATGGAAATTCTGGATGATGGCAACTTTTGTAGGTGTGTTCCAGGGCGCAATCCAGGCATTATCCCGCTCCTATTATGCGAAAATTGTGCCAAAGGAAAAATCGACAGAATATTTTGGAATCTTCGATATTTTTGGAAAAGGAGCTTCCTTCATGGGAACGATGATGATGGGTGTTACCACACAGATTTTCCATACTTCAAAAGCAGGTGTTATCGCGATTGCGGCAATGTTTGTGGTAGGTCTTGTGCTATTCATTGCGCAGGTAAAACAGGAAGATGTGGTTGACATAAAATGTGGCATGATGGGAAGTGCCAATGAATAG